The genomic interval AGCGCGGAAGCCTTGGCGGTGCAAATCGCGGCATTGGATCGTGAGGTTGGAGCGCGCGCCAAAGCGATGGCGGCCTGCCGGCTGCTGATGACGGTTCCGGGCGTGGGGCCGGTGACGGCGCTGGCCTACGCGGCGACCATCGGCGATGCCGGGCGGTTCGCCAAGTCACGGGACGTGGGAGCCTATGTCGGACTGACGTCGCGACGTAATCAGTCGGGTGAAATGGATTATTCGGGGCGCATATCAAAGTTTGGCGACAGTCTGCTGCGCAGCCAGCTTTATGAGGCCGCCAACAGCCTGCTGACGGTGGTGCGCCG from Candidatus Poseidoniia archaeon carries:
- a CDS encoding transposase: SAEALAVQIAALDREVGARAKAMAACRLLMTVPGVGPVTALAYAATIGDAGRFAKSRDVGAYVGLTSRRNQSGEMDYSGRISKFGDSLLRSQLYEAANSLLTVVRRAHPLKDWARRVRKRTSHKKACVALARKLAVILHRMLITGEAFRWPEKAAATTA